From Achromobacter spanius, a single genomic window includes:
- a CDS encoding SDR family NAD(P)-dependent oxidoreductase yields the protein MSAESGVPHPHARFAGKVALVAGAGTSAPGWSIGKASCVTLARQGAAIIALDANLTAAEEAAHEVESAGGRALAVQADVADADAMQAAVDAALSRFGRIDILQANAGIGKVGGPEDISIADWDRIQQVNVTSLLIATRLLAPVMRAQGGGAIVAVSSIAGIRYTGYPHLAYSVSKAAVIHFARMAAQQYAADRIRVNTVIPGLIDTPRVAGNVAKMFDANDLDAARAARDRQVPMGRMGTPWEVANAVAFLASDDASYITGTELLVDGGLTGKYA from the coding sequence CATCCCCATGCGCGTTTCGCCGGCAAGGTGGCGCTGGTGGCAGGCGCGGGCACGTCGGCGCCCGGCTGGAGCATCGGCAAGGCCAGCTGCGTGACGCTGGCGCGCCAAGGTGCGGCCATCATCGCGCTGGACGCCAACCTGACCGCCGCCGAAGAGGCCGCGCATGAAGTCGAATCGGCCGGCGGCCGCGCGCTGGCGGTGCAGGCCGACGTGGCTGATGCGGACGCGATGCAGGCGGCGGTCGACGCGGCGTTGAGCCGCTTTGGCCGCATCGACATCCTGCAGGCCAACGCGGGCATCGGCAAGGTCGGCGGCCCCGAAGACATCTCGATCGCGGACTGGGACCGCATCCAGCAGGTGAACGTGACCAGCCTCTTGATCGCCACGCGGCTGCTGGCGCCCGTCATGCGCGCGCAGGGCGGCGGCGCCATCGTGGCCGTCTCTTCCATTGCGGGCATCCGGTACACCGGCTATCCGCATCTGGCCTACAGCGTCAGCAAGGCCGCGGTGATTCACTTTGCGCGCATGGCCGCACAGCAATATGCCGCGGACCGCATCCGCGTGAACACGGTCATTCCCGGACTGATCGATACGCCCCGCGTCGCCGGCAACGTCGCCAAGATGTTCGATGCGAACGACCTGGACGCCGCGCGCGCGGCGCGCGACCGGCAGGTGCCGATGGGACGCATGGGTACGCCGTGGGAAGTCGCCAATGCGGTGGCCTTCCTGGCGTCAGATGATGCGTCCTACATCACCGGCACCGAACTGCTCGTGGACGGCGGCCTGACGGGCAAGTACGCCTAG